The sequence CCTCGAAGGAGATGGCCTTCGAGTACGGCCGGTCGAACGTCATCGCGTCGAAGGCATCGACGACGGCGAAGATCCGGGCGCCGAGGGGGATCTGCTCGCCTTTGAGCCCCAGCGGGTACCCGGTGCCGTCCCACCGCTCGTGGTGGTGGTAGACGATCGGCGCCGCCTGGCGCAGGAACGGGATCCGCTCGACGAGCCTCCGCCCCACCTCGGGGTGGGTACGCATGATCTTCCACTCTTCCGGCGTGAGGGGCCCGGGCTTCAGGAGGATGGCGTCCGGGATCCCGATCTTCCCGATGTCGTGGAGCAGCACGCCGTGCTCGATGTCCTTGATGAGCTCCTCGGGCACGCCGTGGGCGCGGGCCGTCGTCAGCGCGTAGCCGTGCACCCGCCGGGAGTGCGCCTCGGTGCCGACGTCGCGGGTGTCGAGCGCGGAGCCCAGCGCCTCGAGCGTGGTCCAGTAGGTCACCTGGAGCTCCTTCAGCGCCGCGGCCAGGTCCCGCGTCGCCTCCTCGACCCTGCGCTCCAGCATGGTCTGGTACTCGCGCCGCTCGATCATGAGCTGCCGGCGCTCGAGGGCCCGCTCGGCCGCGATGAGGATCTCGTCCATGTTCACCGGCTTGACGATGTAGTCGTAGGCGCCGTGCTTGAGGCTCTCGATGGCGGTCTTGATATCGGCGACCCCGGTCAGCATGATGATCGCCGCGTCGGGGTCGAGCGCGCGCGCGGCCTTCAGGAACTGGAGCCCGTCCATGACCGGCATCTTCATGTCGGTGACGGTGAGGGGCGGGCGGCTGGCGCGGAACAGCTCGAGCCCCTCCCGTCCGTCGTTCGCCAGGTGACACTTGTAGCCGTTGGCCAGGAGGACCTCGTGGAGGACCTCGCGGACCTGACGGTCGTCGTCCACGATGAGGACCTGTCGGGGTTCGGACACGGTCAGTCCACCTTGTCTTTGGTCTCCAGCTCGACGGCGCCGGGCTCGTAGCCCGCGACCACGTTCTTCCCCGTTCGCTTGGCCGCGTAGAGCGCCTCGTCGGCGGCGCGGATCAGGTCGTCGGCGGACGCGCTCACATCCTCCGGCAGGCTGGCGATCCCGAAGCTCGCGGTGAGACGCCGCCCGTGGCCGAACGAACACCCGGCGATGAGCTGGCGCATCCGCTCGGCGTAGAGACGCGCGCCCGACTTCGGCGTCTCCACCAGCAGGATCGCGAACTCGTCGCCCCCGTACCGGGCGATGACGTTCATCCCGCGCGAGTGCGTGACCAGGAGCTGTCCGACTTCCCGGAGCGTTTCGTCCCCGACCGCGTGTCCGAGCGTGTCGTTGATCTCCTTGAAGCCGTCGAGGTCCGCCAGGACGACGGATGCCGGATGGTTGAAGCGGCGGTAGCGACTGAGCTCCTCTTCCAGGCGGAACATGAGGAACCGGCGGTTGTAGAGGCCGGTCACCTCGTCCTTGAATAACAGGTTCTTCAGCGGCGCGTCGGAGACCTCGAGTTCCCTGCGCGCGGAGTCCAGGCGCGCGCCGAAGGCGTTGATCTCGCTGGTCTGCTGGTTGATGGTCGAGAGCATGTGCCCGAACGACGACGCGAGCGTGCCCACCTCGTCGAGGCGGCCTTCGAATTCCTCGAGCGGCCGCGCCGAGGCCGCGGCCTCGGCGGCGCGGGCCACGGCGGTCGCCACGTCCCAGATCACGTAGAGGCCGCCAGCCATCAGGAGGGCGGTGAAAACGATGAGCGCCTGGAGCGCGGTGACCTGCGCCGCGTGGCTTTCCGGATCGAGCAGCACGTAGGTCAGGATCATGAGCGGGATGATCGAGGAGAGGAGCACCGCGAGAATGACCTTCCGCTTGATGCGGTACCTGGAAAACGGAACGCGACGTGGTCGAGGTGTCGGCATGAGGCTAACGATTATTTTGGGCGCGCTTCCGGGGGCTGTCAACGAGAATTTGCGCGGTTTTCTTGACACTGCCGCTCCCTCCGGGTACCGTTGAGAGAGTGTCGCGCCTCGCGCGCGGGGAATTCACGCTACGGTGATTGCGCCCGACAAGCAGATCGACTGCCTGGGACTCTTCTGTCCGATGCCCATCGTCAAGACCGGAGAGGCGATCCGGGAGCTGGCGGTGGGGCAGGTGCTCGAGATGCTCTCCGATGATCCATCCTCCGAACCGGACATGAAGAGCTGGACCCGACGGACCGGCCACGAGCTGGTGGAGATCGGCAAGAATGGCTCGGTTTACCGCTTCCTCGTCCGCAAGAGCCGGTAAGCTGGCGGGTGCGGCCGCGGGGGCGCTGCGGGCGTACCTCGACTATGGCGGGTTCGCGCCGGTGGACCCGCGGGTGCTCGCGGTGATGGGGGCATTCCTCGAGGGCGGGATCGGCAATCCGTCCGCGGTGCACTCGCTCGGGCACGAGGCCCAGCGGGCGCTGGAGGCGGCCCGGGTGAAGGTGGCGCGCCTCGTGGGGGGCGCGGTCGGCGGCGTCATCTTCACCTCGGGCGCCACCGAAGCCAACAACCTGGCGATCAAGGGGGTCGCGCTCCGAGCGGCCGGTGGCCACGTCGTCACCTCGTCCGTCGAGCACATCTCCGTGCTGAACCCGTGCCGGGATCTCGAGAAGCGCGGATTCACGGTGACCTATCTGGCGGTCGACGGTGACGGGCGGGTGGATCCGGAGCGCTTCGCCAGCGCGATCCGGCCCGACACCGTGCTGGCCTCCATCCAGGCCGCCAATCCCGAGATCGGGACCGTCCAGCCCATCGCCGCCCTCGCGCGGGTCGCCCGAGAGCGCGGGTTGCCCTTCCACGTGGACGCGGTCGGTGTGGCGGGACGGATCCCGCTTTCGGTGGACGAGCTCGGCATCGGTCTCGTCACGCTCTCCGGCAACGACCTCTGCGGCCCGCCGGGCACGGGGGCCCTCTGGGTGAGACCCGAGGTCCGGTTCCATCCGCAGATCCTCGGAGGCGGCCAGGAAGGCGGCTACCGCTCGGGGACCGAGAACCTTCCGGCGATTGTCGGCATGGGGGTCGCGGCCGAGCTGGCGCGCCTCGAAGGCCAGGCGGAGGCGGGCCGGCTGCGAGAGCTGAGGGATCGGCTGATCACCGGTCTGCTGGCGGCGGTGTCGGACTGCCGGCTCACCGGCCCGCGGGCCGACCGGCTGCCGCATCACGCGAGCGTGTGCCTCCGGGGGGCGAAGGCTGACAGTGTTCTCATGGACCTCGACCTCTCGGGCGTGGCCGCGTCCTCCGGCTCCGCGTGCAGCTCGAAAACGCGCGAGCCGTCCCACGTGCTCCGCGCCATCGGCTGCGACGCCGAGGAGGCCGAGGGCTCGCTCTGCTTCACGCTGGGCCGGTGGACCACGGCCGCGGAGGTCGAGGCCGTGCTCAGCCTGCTCCCGTCCGTCGTCGTGCGGCTCCGGTCGCTGGGGCTCTCAAGGTCTGCTCGTTGATGCGCCTGATTCTCTTCGACGTGGACGGCACCCTGGTGAGGGCTCGGGGCGCCGGACGCCGGGCGATGGCCCGGGCGTTTGCCGCCGTCTTCGGCGTGACGGGCCCCATCGAGCGCTACGACTTCAGGGGGAAGACGGATCCCCAGATCGTGGCCGACCTCATGGCCGCCGCCGGGCTCGAGCCCGGAACGATCGCCGCCGGACTCTCCGCCTTCTATGCGCGGTACCTCGAGGAGCTTGCCGCCGAGATTGGCAGCGGCGAACGGGTGGCGCTCATGCCCGGGATCGGCGAGCTGGTGCCGCGGCTTGCCGGATCTCCCGGGGCGGTCGTCGGGCTGCTGACCGGAAACATCGAGGGCGGCGCGCGGATCAAGCTGGCGC comes from Candidatus Rokuibacteriota bacterium and encodes:
- a CDS encoding cysteine desulfurase — protein: MARFTASSSARAGKLAGAAAGALRAYLDYGGFAPVDPRVLAVMGAFLEGGIGNPSAVHSLGHEAQRALEAARVKVARLVGGAVGGVIFTSGATEANNLAIKGVALRAAGGHVVTSSVEHISVLNPCRDLEKRGFTVTYLAVDGDGRVDPERFASAIRPDTVLASIQAANPEIGTVQPIAALARVARERGLPFHVDAVGVAGRIPLSVDELGIGLVTLSGNDLCGPPGTGALWVRPEVRFHPQILGGGQEGGYRSGTENLPAIVGMGVAAELARLEGQAEAGRLRELRDRLITGLLAAVSDCRLTGPRADRLPHHASVCLRGAKADSVLMDLDLSGVAASSGSACSSKTREPSHVLRAIGCDAEEAEGSLCFTLGRWTTAAEVEAVLSLLPSVVVRLRSLGLSRSAR
- a CDS encoding GGDEF domain-containing protein, with the translated sequence MPTPRPRRVPFSRYRIKRKVILAVLLSSIIPLMILTYVLLDPESHAAQVTALQALIVFTALLMAGGLYVIWDVATAVARAAEAAASARPLEEFEGRLDEVGTLASSFGHMLSTINQQTSEINAFGARLDSARRELEVSDAPLKNLLFKDEVTGLYNRRFLMFRLEEELSRYRRFNHPASVVLADLDGFKEINDTLGHAVGDETLREVGQLLVTHSRGMNVIARYGGDEFAILLVETPKSGARLYAERMRQLIAGCSFGHGRRLTASFGIASLPEDVSASADDLIRAADEALYAAKRTGKNVVAGYEPGAVELETKDKVD
- a CDS encoding sulfurtransferase TusA family protein; the protein is MPIVKTGEAIRELAVGQVLEMLSDDPSSEPDMKSWTRRTGHELVEIGKNGSVYRFLVRKSR
- a CDS encoding response regulator, translating into MSEPRQVLIVDDDRQVREVLHEVLLANGYKCHLANDGREGLELFRASRPPLTVTDMKMPVMDGLQFLKAARALDPDAAIIMLTGVADIKTAIESLKHGAYDYIVKPVNMDEILIAAERALERRQLMIERREYQTMLERRVEEATRDLAAALKELQVTYWTTLEALGSALDTRDVGTEAHSRRVHGYALTTARAHGVPEELIKDIEHGVLLHDIGKIGIPDAILLKPGPLTPEEWKIMRTHPEVGRRLVERIPFLRQAAPIVYHHHERWDGTGYPLGLKGEQIPLGARIFAVVDAFDAMTFDRPYSKAISFE
- a CDS encoding HAD family hydrolase; this translates as MRLILFDVDGTLVRARGAGRRAMARAFAAVFGVTGPIERYDFRGKTDPQIVADLMAAAGLEPGTIAAGLSAFYARYLEELAAEIGSGERVALMPGIGELVPRLAGSPGAVVGLLTGNIEGGARIKLAPTGLWSHFSVGAYGSDDADRSRLPAVAVRRAEALVGRPIAPERVLVIGDTPLDIGCARAFGAVAVAVATGQHSAGELAACGPDLLFPDFSDVHGAAAALLDGGAPR